AATATTAGATATGTTAACTGGTAACAGATTCGATATAAACCCCTCAATTGCGCGTTGGTAGGCATCCAACTTCCTAATTACCTGAATAAGATGTATTTAGTATACAGTTTTATTTCATAAATGTGACTACATTCTATAGTTTAGACAAACCTTAGAATGTCATGCTGACAATTATTGGTTGCGGAAATCTAAACCGCAGTGACGACGCTGTAGGCGTAATTATTGCCCAATGCTTACAACAATATCTAGCTGAAAATCCTCATCATGATGTGCGCGTGTATGACTGTGGTACCGCAGGGATGGAGGTAATGTTTCAAGCTAGAGGTAGTAAACAATTAATAATTATTGATGCCAGTTCAACTAATTCAGAACCAGGTGCTATATTTAAAGTTCCGGGCAAAGAATTAGAAGCTTTGCCGGAACCTAGTTATAACTTGCATGATTTTCGTTGGGATAATGCTTTAGCCGCTGGACGAAAAATATTTCAGGATGACTTTCCCGAAGACGTAACAGTTTATTTAATTGAAGCGGCAAATCTTGATTTCGGACTAGAATTAAGTCCTGTTGTTAAACATTCTGCTGATCTGGTTTTTGAAGAGGTAGCTGCAATCATCAGACAGAATGTTTAAAGTTGATACATCGATACTGTATTTTCATTAATTTGAGATTTTAGATGTCAAAATGTGGGTGACAATTTCTCCCTCATCTTCTCCATCTGACTCATTTCCCTATCCAGCCATATCACGGTAAACAGCGAGTTCATCTACTCTCATCTCAAAGGGTACACCTTGGCTTTCTGGAGGACAAACGCGAATTTTAGCACTGGCGACAATTTTGTTGAGTAACGTCCCCATTGGCACAATTTTTTGTAATATCCGCCAGTTGGTAACTTGGTCGGGACATTCAATTACTAATGTCATTGCGCTAGCGTGGGTTGTGACGTACCACCGACAAGTAGATAAGAGATTTTGAATTGTGCGATCGCAAGCTTCGTAAAAGTACTTACTAATAGAATACTCTAGTTGCTGCCGCAAAATAATATCTGCCGATGTCGGCTGCATTGGATGAAATTCGTTACCATTAAAGGAATACTTTCTTCTAGCCATTGTTCTTTACTTCCTACTTAA
Above is a window of Nostoc sp. UHCC 0702 DNA encoding:
- a CDS encoding hydrogenase maturation protease, translating into MLTIIGCGNLNRSDDAVGVIIAQCLQQYLAENPHHDVRVYDCGTAGMEVMFQARGSKQLIIIDASSTNSEPGAIFKVPGKELEALPEPSYNLHDFRWDNALAAGRKIFQDDFPEDVTVYLIEAANLDFGLELSPVVKHSADLVFEEVAAIIRQNV